One genomic region from Phragmites australis chromosome 1, lpPhrAust1.1, whole genome shotgun sequence encodes:
- the LOC133888102 gene encoding uncharacterized protein LOC133888102: MERRSSGASASVVVVLLASFLAGCHGARDVPAEPEKPLRPQNVFGFGGFYPGPSINWVFPGPNGVTPQVGFGGMPGGSTAFPGVGGRGGVSPFTPGGGGVVGIHGAGASAGAGGAAKKP; the protein is encoded by the coding sequence atggagaggagaagcagcggtGCTAGCGCgagcgtcgtcgtcgtcctgcTCGCCTCCTTCCTCGCGGGGTGCCATGGCGCGCGCGACGTCCCCGCCGAGCCGGAGAAGCCTCTCCGGCCCCAGAACGTGTTCGGGTTCGGCGGCTTCTATCCCGGCCCGTCCATCAACTGGGTCTTCCCGGGCCCCAACGGCGTCACCCCGCAGGTCGGCTTCGGCGGGATGCCGGGGGGCTCCACCGCCTTCCCGGGCGTCGGCGGTCGTGGTGGTGTCTCGCCGTTCacccccggcggcggcggcgtggttGGCATCCACGGTGCTGGTGCTAGTGCTGGTGCTGGTGGCGCGGCGAAGAAGCCGTGA